One Elephas maximus indicus isolate mEleMax1 chromosome 16, mEleMax1 primary haplotype, whole genome shotgun sequence DNA window includes the following coding sequences:
- the C16H10orf95 gene encoding uncharacterized protein C10orf95 homolog gives MYSYSCLLPGEGLWPPLQPLIYTCLPAPLLLPPIQTHNFYSGTPSLSAVEWAAPGEYHFYYGPSEPLPAAPPLWAFPQAYAAALSPPFPLTSYGGPLLQHPAAAAAAVAASDSWTPWPEDSSLQAELRWGCVERTQGPQRQLPDYLLRELRRVYGTYPRTDVRITYRRGEFLLQAAPRVREPEYSVQRRVVCRPASSGSDSATDRRSGGGDISPAREAAERGRRRKRKGLS, from the coding sequence ATGTACTCATACAGCTGCCTGCTGCCCGGAGAGGGCCTCTGGCCTCCGCTGCAGCCCCTCATCTACACCTGCCTGCCCGCCCCTCTGCTGCTGCCCCCCATCCAGACCCACAACTTCTACAGCGGGACCCCGAGCCTGAGCGCGGTTGAGTGGGCGGCCCCAGGGGAGTACCACTTCTACTACGGCCCAAGCGAGCCCCTGCCGGCCGCCCCACCCCTGTGGGCCTTCCCGCAGGCCTACGCAGCGGCCCTGAGCCCGCCCTTCCCCTTGACCAGCTACGGGGGGCCGCTGCTGCAGCACCCCGCGGCGGCCGCGGCGGCGGTGGCTGCAAGCGACAGCTGGACGCCGTGGCCGGAGGACAGCAGCCTGCAGGCCGAGCTGCGCTGGGGCTGCGTCGAGCGCACTCAGGGCCCGCAGCGCCAGCTACCCGACTACTTGCTCCGGGAGCTGCGGCGCGTGTACGGCACGTACCCGCGCACAGACGTGCGCATCACCTACCGCCGTGGCGAGTTCCTGCTGCAGGCCGCGCCGCGCGTCCGCGAGCCCGAGTACAGCGTCCAGAGGCGCGTGGTGTGTCGGCCCGCCAGCAGCGGCAGCGACTCGGCCACCGACCGCCGCTCGGGCGGCGGGGACATCAGCCCAGCCCGGGAAGCTGCGGAACGCGGCCGCCGGAGGAAGAGGAAAGGCCTGAGCTGA